Proteins from one Mucilaginibacter jinjuensis genomic window:
- a CDS encoding DedA family protein, whose product MEVIKSLIDFVLHIDKHLSPVISQYQGWTYLILFVIIFAETGFVVTPFLPGDSLLFAAGALIAAGGTGLNISLLALILVIAAFTGNTVNYFLGNYLGEKVFKPENKVLKLEYYIKTQAFFDKHGPIAVILSRFIPIIRTIAPFVAGVGRMSFLRYSIYNIIGGTAWILLFLFAGYMFGNLPFFKTHFSVVTIAIVLISVVPIIWGIIKSRRERA is encoded by the coding sequence TTGGAAGTAATAAAAAGCCTCATAGATTTTGTTCTGCATATTGATAAGCACCTGAGCCCGGTTATAAGCCAGTACCAGGGATGGACTTACTTAATTCTTTTCGTTATCATATTTGCCGAAACCGGCTTTGTGGTTACCCCATTTCTTCCCGGCGACTCACTGCTTTTTGCAGCAGGTGCACTAATTGCAGCAGGTGGTACAGGACTTAATATTTCTTTGCTGGCCTTAATACTGGTTATTGCTGCCTTTACAGGCAATACCGTAAATTATTTCCTGGGTAATTACCTTGGCGAAAAGGTATTTAAACCCGAAAATAAGGTACTCAAACTCGAATATTACATCAAAACCCAGGCTTTCTTCGATAAGCACGGGCCTATAGCGGTAATACTAAGCCGTTTTATCCCCATCATCCGTACCATTGCGCCGTTTGTGGCGGGGGTAGGGCGCATGTCGTTCCTGCGTTATAGTATCTACAATATCATTGGCGGTACAGCATGGATCCTGCTATTCCTGTTTGCCGGATATATGTTTGGTAACCTGCCTTTCTTTAAAACACATTTCTCTGTAGTTACTATTGCTATTGTACTGATTTCTGTA